The following are encoded in a window of Carya illinoinensis cultivar Pawnee chromosome 15, C.illinoinensisPawnee_v1, whole genome shotgun sequence genomic DNA:
- the LOC122296652 gene encoding uncharacterized protein LOC122296652, with the protein MEEGGLGVLDLKEVQDSLFMKFAWKLLKGGSIWADFFRKKYVGQEDVYKINEAGVRLKSNKPDVLIWKHSVEGNFTTRAKRRAVPTDDIVQSLDIPVVSKCHSCVLPCVELLQHVLCEGQSAQRVWRYFSNSCQIRLPHIRNWKGMMVYWWQRATSRTQVAWIQGVLPILISWASRKARCSSRMEGIIFNIEGIIRYVKCLLKEVACSLQNFQKIRKGDSMVMHNFSLPIIPTHQKKVKYVKWKTPHSGMIKLNVDGGARTNPGEAGGGGVIRDSSGRCIAGFAHFYRNATNTAAECSALLDGLRLCKQLQFQNDLIESDSSVVMNWLASGIYRL; encoded by the exons ATGGAGGAGGGGGGTCTTGGTGTTCTAGATTTGAAGGAGGTGCAGGATTCGCTATTTATGAAGTTTGCCTGGAAATTGCTTAAGGGAGGGTCTATTTGGGCAGATTTTTTCAGGAAAAAGTACGTTGGGCAAGAAGATGTTTATAAG ATTAATGAAGCTGGtgtgaggctgaaatccaacaAGCCAGATGTGCTGATTTGGAAGCATTCGGTAGAGGGGAATTTCACAACAAG GGCGAAGAGAAGGGCTGTGCCGACAGATGATATAGTACAGAGTTTGGATATCCCAGTTGTATCTAAGTGTCACTCCTGCGTATTGCCATGTGTTGAATTGTTACAACATGTATTGTGTGAGGGGCAGAGTGCTCAAAGAGTTTGGAGGTATTTTTCTAATAGCTGTCAAATTCGATTGCCACATATAAGGAATTGGAAAGGAATGATGGTGTATTGGTGGCAGAGAGCAACAAGCAGAACGCAAGTAGCATGGATACAGGGTGTACTACCAATTCTTATTTCTTGGGCTTCACGGAAGGCTAGATGCTCATCAAGAATGGAAGGAATTATTTTCAATATAGAAGGTATAATTCGTTATGTAAAATGTCTTCTTAAAGAGGTTGCTTGTTCGTTGCAGAATTTTCAGAAAATCAGAAAGGGAGATAGCATGGTAATGCACAACTTCAGCTTGCCGATAATACCAACGCATCAGAAAAAAGTAAAGTATGTGAAATGGAAAACGCCACATTCGggtatgataaaattaaatgttgatggtgggGCTCGTACAAATCCGGGAGAGGCAGGGGGTGGGGGGGTGATTCGGGATTCTAGTGGGAGGTGTATTGCTGGTTTTGCGCATTTTTACAGGAATGCGACAAATACAGCTGCCGAATGTAGTGCATTACTAGATGGTCTCCGCCTTTGTAAACAGTTACAGTTTCAGAATGATCTAATTGAATCAGATTCATCGGTGGTTATGAATTGGCTAGCTTCCGGTATTTATCGTCTTTAG
- the LOC122296651 gene encoding uncharacterized protein LOC122296651, protein MESEGSRRMGRHKLWKDLWSMKIPTKIKIFTWKAFKESLPTKHNLMLRKVLNEDFCKLCNTKTKDVAHALCFYPSVREAWEKQLPFIFSSDLPKIRNLSTFEDKVIYIEQAIAHALVVQHVYKATHGQPLKAVRHHCRWEFSPPGVFKLNVDGATFLNQHNAGIGAILRDSKGEVLMAASKKEHEIRNATSIEMLAIFRGLQLTAHLGIQHLIIESDALNLVQELQKPEPSMALVGNVIKDTKEVMSHF, encoded by the exons ATGGAAAGTGAGGGCTCAAGAAGAATGGGGAGGCACAAGCTATGGAAAGACCTATGGAGTATGAAGATCCCAACCAAAATCAAGATTTTTACATGGAAGGCCTTTAAAGAAAGCCTGCCAACAAAGCATAACCTGATGCTAAGAAAGGTACTGAATGAAGATTTTTGCAAGTTATGCAACACTAAAACTAAGGATGTAGCTCATGCTCTATGTTTCTACCCTTCAGTAAGAGAGGCTTGGGAGAAACAGTTGCCTTTTATCTTCTCCTCTGACCTACCAAAGAT ACGAAACCTTTCAACTTTTGAAGACAAAGTCATCTATATTGAGCAAGCCATAGCCCATGCCTTGGTTGTCCAGCATGTTTATAAAGCAACCCATGGCCAACCTTTGAAGGCTGTGAGACACCACTGCCGTTGGGAATTCTCCCCACCAGGAGTTTTcaaattaaatgtggatgggGCCACCTTCCTGAACCAACACAATGCCGGCATTGGGGCCATCTTGAGAGACAGTAAAGGAGAGGTACTCATGGCAGCAAGCAAGAAGGAACATGAAATCAGGAATGCAACAAGTATTGAGATGCTTGCAATCTTCAGGGGACTTCAGCTGACTGCTCACCTGGGAATTCAACACCTCATTATAGAAAGTGATGCATTGAACTTAGTTCAGGAATTGCAGAAACCAGAACCCTCAATGGCTTTGGTTGGAAATGTGATCAAGGACACTAAAGAGGTTATGAGTCACTTCTAA